The genomic interval aataaaatatatatatatatatatatatatatagtaattatttttaatagtgATTTTCTTTTGACCTTGTTGTTAccaaaagataaaaaattgttatttttaaagtactgaacacaaatatattcatcattattattattgttactgtttttttttttttttttttttttttttttttttttttttttttttttttttttttttttttgcatattTTACGTTCAGTGTATTGTAAGtttttaaaataagaaaaataatatatatatatatatatattaaatataaaatcgtttatgcattattaatatttgttttatagtCGATTCTTATGAAtgagaattttttttaataaagacTTTGTCATAAAAACACATGccgataaaaaaaaaaaattaataacgttgtaatttaatttattattaaaattatgtagtctttgaatattttaatgtaACATTAATATGAAATGGATATTATGTTGTTTCATATATTTCCCTCTGCATTTAAAAaggtttataaaaaaaaaaaatatatatatatcaatattcttattatatatttattttattacggttaatttttttatataatatctgTTCAATAATAAAACtgataaatgatatattatatcatatatatatattttaattcctACAATTTATATCAGTgaatatacattatttattttggttatattattattcataaattacaacaaaatatatatacatattatatatatgtatgaaaagaaggaaaaaaaacgaatttatttattttcattttattatatatttttaatatatttttatttttatttatatttattttatatatttttattttattttacatatataaattatgcagccaaaaaattaaataatagaGCATGCGCTAAAAATgagaagagaaaaaaaaaaaaagaaaacagtAGTGGCCCTATAAtatcttatataaatatatattataatattatgttttattatatacacataaatgaataaatatatatatatatatatatatatataattatgtatatttttatttgattttatttcaattttttcttgtttataaaatataaaattaaaaaaaaagaatttatgcaaataattatatatatatatatatatatatatataattttgatgtttatacttatatattttttattttgttcattttttttcttggggtattaatataatatatattgtacaCTCTAGTACcttgttttttatttgttttttttttgttttttttttgtttttttttttgttttttttttcttagcATGCATTGaggattatataataatatatatatttatatacaacgtattatatatattatatatataatatatagatcaatcctttttcttttttttttctttttttttttctttttttttttcttttttttttttttgttttgttctttctctattttttttttttttacagtGTTTTCCACACCCTGTCACTtgtcaatttttttttttttttttttttttctcttatatattttatttatatcagtttatttttattgttttattttattattttgaaatgTGTAGGGCTCTTTATTTTTGGTTTTAGTAAATAGGAAAAGGATATAAATGAGAAAGATTTGGATagtgtaaatattttaaaattgatatatatgaaaaagaaaaaaagggaagaaacataattaaaaatatatatatatatatatatatatgtagagatttatattttttattttttataaacttaAAAATAAGGTCTTGATTAATTTCACTCTTCATATCCTtctattttcttttcttttttttttttttttatttttttttttttaaaatatgttgTTTTTATCAATGTTCATAAAACAGtaagatttaaaaaaaaaaaaaaaaaaaaatgataaaagtaCTTGTTGCAGTGCTTTTTATATTGACTAAATTGGAAAATATTATAGGAGAGAATGAGAACagtgtaaaaaatatatgtgtgtgtgatTTTACggataaattaaattttttacctcttgagaaaacaaaaattttatGTGAATTAAAACCTAAACATGgtgaagatataaaaataatagctaataaagaatatgaaataaattgTATGAATAATTCGAAAGTTTTCTGTCCATTAAAAGAtacttttattaataatacaaatatagcATTATATTCACctaaattaaattatgaaataaaagatataacaCATAAGGGAAAAAGTGTATcagtatattatttaaaaattgatAAAGAAGCTtcagatatatttttttcatgttcAATAAAACCAAAGCAAGTTTCTGGTTTATTAGAAGGAGAAGTACGTGTcgatttaaaaaaacatatcaATGAAGAATATTCTATTTttaatgaagaagatgatgtACATATTTGTGAGTTTTCAAGAGGTAATTTAGATATAACACCATCAGCTGGATTCTATCTAAAAAATTCAAGAAATGTAAGTTGTATTTATAGAGTTGTtccaaataaattatttttaatcaaATTACCAAAACTTGATATAGTTACAGAAAAATTATTACCTAGTATTGTCAATTGTTTATCtgaattttcatttataaattttactCTCAAACATGTTCAAGAAGGAGATACTTATATATCCTTTAATGTAATTTTTGGtgaatttaaaaaacatTTCAATTTAACATGCTCCTTAGATTTATCAGATTTTAAACAGGAACCATGTAATGTCGGAAGGATAGcaaatataacatttatatttacaaaatgaagaaaaaaaaaaaacatatctattgttaataaaaatataaatgtgtatgaaaagtatatatatttctctcataataaataatattattttcaccaacaaatatgttatatatatatattatattatatatatgtatgtgataatttttatgaaaaatttttaaaagagcatatatttatatatatatccatttcATTTTAAATAGATCGACggcaatatatttatatatatgttaatacgTTTagacaaaaaattataaattaataaaattatcatatatatggaaacattatatattcaacataaacaaaatatatataaattataagtgaggcgaataatttaaatatatatatgtatgtattattatttatttatcttataattattacaatGTTTTAACATGAACTCTAttcattgttattattgatgtattattttattaaaattatatatatttttatatacatattatatatatatatatatatatatatatatttttttatttttttggaattttatttttccatattttccAACATAATTAAACTGCTATACTTaagatggaaaaaaaaattcaaaaattattatcttttgtctttttaatttaaaattttttttttttttttttttttttttttataaaaggtACAATTcgttaattataaaaatgttaaatTATATTGTAAAGGAGATTTTATTccttaaatataatatatatatatatatataataatgttgtgtgtaatttatatttttttctgataTTATCCATTTGATTAAATATTCTATGAACACATAAATGTCAAgagatataaaataattaaactCTTTTATGTTTTCATAACACATAATGCCAGAactaaaacaaatatatgcAAATGATATTTTCGATAATGAAAAGCTGAAAAGatttttcttaaaatataGATCAAAAGAAAAAGTATTATATTCCTTTACATcagaaaatgtaaatattacacacttaaaaataaaattataataagataaacaaaaaaatatttaaaaatgtataaattaaatatgtttGATATGTCTATAACTatctgattttttttttttttttttcttcttttaacaAAGATAAAgtgataaatattttttaatattatacttttataaaatttatgaataataaatataaaatatatatatatatatatatatatatatatcctacatttaatttttctaaataaatgtaaaagtCGTAATATGAGAAATTCTTCTTATTCTGTAGGATATTATaattgaagaaaaaagaaaaagaaaaaataactTATGcatgttaaaatataaagtaaataagaaaaattaaaatatatacaaataaatgtaaatatatatatacatatatatatatatatttttcttttgaacaatatagaatatatgtcttaatatatatacaagcAAATTTTTCGAATACTCCAAATgggtatatttatttttgatcATATTTTCAAAAGATTTTTTCTATCTTCTTTTAAACAAagttaaaatgaaaaatataaaagatagatatcaatattgatatatatatatatatatatatatatatatatatatatatatatatatatttttcttattagaAATATGATTTTCTATcagatatttttatttcccttttattatttggatGTCTGAtcgaaataatttttaattttttaatggatacaacatatattttttattttatgttttttgatattatatcattcatattgttATTCTTTGATATCTTTCTTTtcgaaaaatatttttttgacttttttatttactttaCAAATGGGTAGTCTGAAATGAacaattatatgatatatatatatatatgtatatatttatgtgtatttatatttttatcttttagcTTATTTGCAtggaaaaaaattgaaaaagattatgtaatatatctAATACAATTATTTAAATCCTTACGCATTATTAAGATATATCGTTTagtaattaattttataaaaaagcaCACCAAAGAAAAATACAAGCACAGAAATGAGTGGAATgtaacaaataaattaatatatacttataagtatagtaaatatatatatatatatatatgtacatatttatttatttatttatttatttattacagTTTGAAAAAATGGAAAGTATGAAGAATAGACCATTGAaggtataaataaaaaacaaaaaaatatactttttaaagaatatatgtaaatgtgTTCATATATAGAAAGATTCATTcacatataatttaatttattttattttttttaggaAAGTTTAAAGTTTACAAATAAAATGCATTTAGCTCTTATCAAAAGATATTTCAtgtctttaatttttataatgttaTCTTATATAATGATAGAAATAGTAaggaattaaataaaaaaaaaaaaaaaaaaaatcatacaTTTTCATATATGTTCAACATaagttaattttattttatcatttttgaatatttttttttttttttttttttttttttcttcttttttggTTTATGGATAGATATATATCTCCAAGGAAAGCAAAAACCCAATGAATTATTTCATCTATAATTTGGATctgttacaaaaaaaaaaaaaaaaaaaaatatagacacatatttatttataacttatattatattcttcttttatgacttgattatatattttatttctttatttttttttaaaccaaTTTTGTAGTATAATATTTGATGAATTTTATGAAAAGGAATTTTTAAAAGCTCTATACTTTTATAGTgtacatgaaaaaaaaaaaaaatattatacatatatataatatatatatatatatcatatgacaaatataaaagtatatatcataaatgtattcatatattaaacCTTATATTATAGACTATtcagaaaaataaaagagaTGAGGAATATTTAATAAGTATTAAATCAAAAAGGAAATTGcaaaattttattaacaaGAAGGAAATAGATATATCAGGAATTAATTACCTTCTTTGGGATTTCTCAAACATATCACAtgtaaaaagaagaaaatatatacaacaaaaaaataatgaaatatggtctattctaaatatataacaaaagcaaacatatgaatatgttatatatatatatatatatatatatatatatatatattatatttttatgtacttAGAATAATCTATTAAAATTTGTTAGTCCTTCAAGTGCTAGCCAAAATGTCGAAGAAGAAATTATTTTGGACCATACAATTAAGAACTTAagtaaagaataaaaaaatataaataaggtattttaatattatatatgtaagatatataaaaatatatatattttttatagatgAATTGAGATACTTTGAAACAAAGATATATGAATCCAaagattttatattttatataaatataaagagaTATATagaaagaattattaaaaatattataatattgaaaatatttattataatagtaAAGTTTGAAAggaattatacatatatatatatatttatatgtatatgtgtgtatatgtgtgtgtagtatttataatatattataaatttattatgatataatgatcttttcatttttttatttctttatagttttcttttataatattgttcTATTTTACGTGCGAATTAAATGTCTTATTATTTCCTATAGAAAGcatattgaaaaaattaaaacttatgaagtatttttatatagaaaattatGCATATCGTGTGTatagaatattattatgtatacagtaatatatatatatatatatatattttttttcttttgtagaTCAAATCCGACCCTAGCTTTGGAGATGCaagaagaattattaaacCACGAGTTGAAAAATATACTAATAAACACAAAATTGAAGAGGTAAATTgttattcaatatatattataagaaaaaaatgataaaaaaaaaaaaaaaaaaatagtgcctttttttgaatttaaataaaaacatttttaatGGTTGTGTAGTTGCAATAGAAAATGTCTATTagacaaaaatataataatatataagaaaaaataagacaataaagatatttcaaatatgttaggcataaatatatatatatatatatatatatatatatatatatatatatatttatttattttattttattttaatttttccttTAGGAAAAGcattaaagaaaattatgaaattttaaaaatggaaGAAAACTTAATGAAATTAGGAACATTAATGTTATTAGGTTATAAAATtgggaaatatatatatatatatatatatatatatatatgtatgtatttttatttttatatatatcttatttttcatatattataatgttttatcttttcttttcttttttttatgattttataGGTTTTGGTGAAGCAGGAGCTAAAataatttcaaaaaatattaatgaacAAGAAAGAGTAAATTTATTGATCAATGGTGAAATTGTTTATTCtgttttttcattttgcGACATACGAAATTTTACAGAAATAACAGAagttttaaaagaaaaggtAAAAggatataacatattttttgttatactACATGAAGGGAATAAATACACAcacacatacatacatatctatatatatatatatatatatatatatatatatatatatatatatatatatatatttaacagATTATGATTTTCATAAATTTGATTGCTGAAATAATACACGAGTGTTGTGATTTTTATGGTGGAacaataaacaaaaatattggTGATGCATTTTTATTAGTTTggaaatatcaaaaaaaagaattttcgaataaaaaaatgaatatttttaagtctctaaataataattatgatgaatattcagaaaaagaaaatataaacagGATATGCGATTTGGCATTTCTATCAACAGTGCAAACGTTAATTAAACTTAGAAAGGtataaagaatatgaagaagaaaatatataaaaaggattaaaataatatctattttgtatattaaattaaatattactatatgataattgttattattattattttttgtcacacacacatatatatatatattacattttgaagtcggaaaaaatacatatatttctaaATAGTGAAAATATGGATGAGTTAATTAAGAATAACATTTTGGAGTTAAGTTTTGGACTTCATTTTGGATGGGCTATAGAAGGAGCAATAGGAAGTAGTTACAAAATtgatttatcatatttatcagaaaatgtaaatatagcTAGTCGATTACAAGAGAtttctaaaatatataaaaacaatattgTTATATCAGGAGATTTCTACGATAATATGTCAGAAAAATTtaaagtaatatattatgtcactaaaacatatatatatatatatatatatatatatatttatatatatgtatgtatttgtgtgtgtgtgtttatatatgtatatatatttaagaatTCTCTTAGAAAAATCGATAGGGTTACTCTTAAAGGATGTAGGAACCCATTAagtttatatacatttgatATATGTCTTAATAaggttaattttttttggagGCAagagtatataaatatgcatataaacacatatatatatatatatatatatatatatatatatatgaaatatcatatttatatatattagattaCGAAGAAAGTTAATATGGAAAATTTTGACGCCAATCCCCATTTTGACATAAAACTTTTAAAGGTTATtctgatattataaaattgtctctttttattcatttttaatatatataaatataaatatatatatatgtatatattgatactaatatatcatataaatgcattaaaaataattgcaGGTttttgatgatataaaaaagaaagccgaacgaaaaaaaagaaaaaaagaagttCTTAATCTTTCATATAATGTAAGGctacacatatatttaaaacataacatatataaataaatagattaatatatatatatatatatatatattttatttatgtaatctttaacttttatatttttagcTTTATGAAGAATATGCAAGAAATGAGGACATAAAATTCATAAAGATACAGTATCCTAAAGATTATTTGGAGCAATTCAAAATTGCCCTTGAATCATATTTAATAGGGAAATGGAAtgtatcaaaaaatatactagaatatttaaaaaaaaataatatttttgaagaTCAAATTGTTAATCAGCTGTGGAACTTTTTGAGTATGAACAATTTTCTTGCACCCAATGATTGGTGTGGATATAGAAAATTTTTACAAAagtcataaaaattattttatatatatatataaaatattgataCCAATAAAAGTATTGagttaattatttttttttgaaagacaaaaaaattgaaataaaaaataaaaatatatatatatatatatatatatatatatatatatatatatatatttaatgttgtacgtaaaaaatatataaataaataccaATTGGGAATTTTACATAAcaaatgaattatatgacaactaatatatatatatttatatatttacacattGATAACAATTTTATTGATTTAATTTTTGCTATTACTCATACAAGTGCGTTTAAACTCTCAACATAATTATAGGCCTTCTCCTGAACAGTTTTTTGACTGTGCATATTTCCTTGACTTTTTTCGAATAGAAGCcattttgtaaaaataattttcataaCTCTTggtttaaatttatatgacAAAAAcctttcaaatatatttctaataaattgtagttcttttaaatttaatttgattttttctttattttcattttttgttaatGAATTGATATGTATATCTAGATAAGTAAACCAGAGGTCTGACCTTTTAGGATATTCTTGAATTAATTTTTCGAAATATGTTTTTCCTCTTTctttatttgaatatttatattcaaaacGTGCAGCATTAATTATCATACTtagatgtttttttttaggtAAGGAATGTAaagattttaataaaatattatgtgcatattcttcatctttaaatgtattatgtaatatttgtaaataacatgaccatatttttttagaatatttaaattttttaattgctTCTTCacataattcttttaattgtattaattttttatttttttttaatatattaattgtatgtaaataaattgatttttcattattacataataatgctcttttaaaaatatcatcTAATTTATCACCATATAAACAttccatatttatataacataaatatatatttagctTTTCATCGATTTCATGAATATCAATAGTTTTTAATGCTCTTTCTGCAATTTTTCTAGCTTCttctaaattattttgttctaaATAAAAAGCGATATAACTGATCCATATAGCgctcttatttttttccgAGGCTATTAGTCTTTCATAATCGAATGGTGttactttattattattattaataatactatcattattttttaattgtgtattattattatcatctataATGTGGTCATCATGATCACTTATAATATCATCATggtcatatataatatcatcttCATGATCACTTATAATATCGTCATCATTcatttcatcattatttgttaattttttatccttcttttttttattcttttttttggagCTGTCGTTAATATTATCCAATTTGTCATTttccttttcctttttatttttattttttttgtgttttttctcttcatatatatttgaatacaAACTTAAATTGCTCgtttcatttatttctttagtTACAGATTTCCCCTccgtttttttcttttctttcttttttttcttttttttatttatttgttcatctTTAATATGGATGATTTTTTTGTtggttttattttcatcttccttcttatttgttatataactATCTTCTTTTTGTTCAACCATTCTGTATAGTTTGTATAtcaacaatatatatatatatatatttatttatttatattaataaaaaatatattttatttattaatttaatacatgttgattttattttttatcttctgtaaaaatagaaaaaaaataaaaaattacttttttttggaaatgtttatttattcaaataaaaggaacatctttaaaaatatttatatttttttctatattcttttattttttttttttatttcttaatgtaataaataaattatgtatataataatgatataaaataactgtttttttttttttttttcttttttttttttttttttattaattaaaagagtgttgtaaataaataaattaatatacatattataaaaatatataattgtataatacaattttaatactaaaaaaatttatatatatattatatatatagtatatattttatattcacgTATATAATGCaaatatcttcatttttgttattgttatgagattttatatataaaaatatgaaacaaaaaaataggTTTTGATTATTTCgtcattttataataactttataaaaatgatatattttaattaaggtaattatttttatattattgaaatatatgatattttgaatataccatatgtatattttttctgagaatgaaatataatgttataaataaaatgaataaataaataaatacaaaaatatatatatatatatatatatattttttttaatataaaaatattttgttaatAACCCTTTTAatcttcatcttttttttgaaaCAATTTTGATTTAAATTGATTAAAATGTTTGAGTTGGTCGTTTTTTACTTTTTGttgtgatatatatttaatattatgaactctgaataaattattttgtgtTCTAAATACACAAGGTATAGCTACTTTTGCTGCtgctttttttaatactCTATATACAGGGTCATCAAACCCTAATGTATTGAATGGACTTATGGTAGGTATAGAAAAAATAGTTTTTCCTGATGGTACTCTAGCTACAAAATGATCAATAATACCTTTACCTTGTCCCATTTTTGTTCCATCAGGTTTTTTTGTTACACTATAAGTTGCATGAACAtcaataaaatattcttttttctttcctaaatattttcttattgtTTGTTTCATTTCAGCTAATTTTTCTCCTCTTATTCTTTTTGGACAAGCAGCTATTAATGATTTCCCAATTTTTATATCTGGTCCATTCAAAGGTGTTATTCTACCTTTGGGCGCTTTTAATCGAACAGGCAGAGgacttttataaattatcGGAGGCATCTTaatttatttccttttttaaacatacacatattaaatatatattatacttatcatatatatatattatatatatatgtttgttttattataatgaattattttaataaaataaaaaatacatacacacaataaaatatatatatatatgaaaattattatatgtattattcatatatgtattgataaataatttaatttaatttaatttaatttaatttcttttttttttttttttttttttttttttttttatgcgcACTAGGAGATAATAagataaaatttaatatatatgaatcttattaataatgatgtaattatataaataattatattttataaatttccattttacttattttttatttttttgaaaaatatatatttaacattattaataatCTTCCTATGGTTTCTCCTGCTTTGTAAatcttttcatattttaaaattataatttatagtattaaatatatatatatatatatatatatatatatatattattttaaatactacacacatataatatattctaacatttattcatatatatattaaaatatatatatatatatattttttttttgttgctACATCTTTTATGTGTATGTCATGATTGTTAAAATATTCAACAATTAACTTAAAATGTTTTTCATGTTATGTGTTATTTATGAACATTCGTGGTGTTAGTACATTGgtaaatattgtatatatataaaaataaaaattatgtaacaaaaaaaaaaaagtatacatatatacatacatatatatatatatagtgtaAAAACAAAGaatgaaaacaaaatattagaatatgtttaaatttgtttatttgtGATAAGAAGTACATATTTGACGGCataacatatttaatatatatatatatatatatatgtatatataaacagaataaatgaattatttcttttttcttaaaaataaacaagcaagatataatatgtatgaactattaatttttaaaaaaaatgatatttacTATATTCatccaaataaaaatatttatatatcaattATTCTTTTgtacaaattaaaaattctGATTagattcatttatttatattaaccATTTTCTtgctttctttttttttattatatattataacttaACATGAGCAAGAACAACTACATTCTTCTGTTTGGACTCCTGTAACACTTT from Plasmodium sp. gorilla clade G2 genome assembly, contig: PADLG01_00_28, whole genome shotgun sequence carries:
- a CDS encoding adenylyl cyclase alpha, putative, encoding MPELKQIYANDIFDNEKLKRFFLKYRSKEKVLYSFTSENDIIIEEKRKRKNNLCMLKYKNICLNIYTSKFFEYSKWKYDFLSDIFISLLLFGCLIEIIFNFLMDTTYIFYFMFFDIISFILLFFDIFLFEKYFFDFFIYFTNGLFAWKKIEKDYVIYLIQLFKSLRIIKIYRLVINFIKKHTKEKYKHRNEWNFEKMESMKNRPLKESLKFTNKMHLALIKRYFMSLIFIMLSYIMIEIIYISKESKNPMNYFIYNLDLIIFDEFYEKEFLKALYFYSTIQKNKRDEEYLISIKSKRKLQNFINKKEIDISGINYLLWDFSNISHNNLLKFVSPSSASQNVEEEIILDHTIKNLNELRYFETKIYESKDFIFYINIKRYIERIIKNIIILKIFIIIFSFIILFYFTCELNVLLFPIESILKKLKLMKSNPTLALEMQEELLNHELKNILINTKLKRKSIKENYEILKMEENLMKLGTLMLLGFGEAGAKIISKNINEQERVNLLINGEIVYSVFSFCDIRNFTEITEVLKEKIMIFINLIAEIIHECCDFYGGTINKNIGDAFLLVWKYQKKEFSNKKMNIFKSLNNNYDEYSEKENINRICDLAFLSTVQTLIKLRKSEKIHIFLNSENMDELIKNNILELSFGLHFGWAIEGAIGSSYKIDLSYLSENVNIASRLQEISKIYKNNIVISGDFYDNMSEKFKNSLRKIDRVTLKGCRNPLSLYTFDICLNKITKKVNMENFDANPHFDIKLLKVFDDIKKKAERKKRKKEVLNLSYNLYEEYARNEDIKFIKIQYPKDYLEQFKIALESYLIGKWNVSKNILEYLKKNNIFEDQIVNQLWNFLSMNNFLAPNDWCGYRKFLQKS
- a CDS encoding rRNA biogenesis protein RRP5,putative, translating into MVEQKEDSYITNKKEDENKTNKKIIHIKDEQINKKKKKKKEKKKTEGKSVTKEINETSNLSLYSNIYEEKKHKKNKNKKEKENDKLDNINDSSKKKNKKKKDKKLTNNDEMNDDDIISDHEDDIIYDHDDIISDHDDHIIDDNNNTQLKNNDSIINNNNKVTPFDYERLIASEKNKSAIWISYIAFYLEQNNLEEARKIAERALKTIDIHEIDEKLNIYLCYINMECLYGDKLDDIFKRALLCNNEKSIYLHTINILKKNKKLIQLKELCEEAIKKFKYSKKIWSCYLQILHNTFKDEEYAHNILLKSLHSLPKKKHLSMIINAARFEYKYSNKERGKTYFEKLIQEYPKRSDLWFTYLDIHINSLTKNENKEKIKLNLKELQFIRNIFERFLSYKFKPRVMKIIFTKWLLFEKSQGNMHSQKTVQEKAYNYVESLNALV
- a CDS encoding mitochondrial ribosomal protein L16 precursor, putative, with the protein product MPPIIYKSPLPVRLKAPKGRITPLNGPDIKIGKSLIAACPKRIRGEKLAEMKQTIRKYLGKKKEYFIDVHATYSVTKKPDGTKMGQGKGIIDHFVARVPSGKTIFSIPTISPFNTLGFDDPVYRVLKKAAAKVAIPCVFRTQNNLFRVHNIKYISQQKVKNDQLKHFNQFKSKLFQKKDED